TGAATATGATGGGAGGTGTTACGACATCCATGATTTGGTTCCTAGATCGGCACGTCAGATCGCGGGATGTATCGCCTCCTTTATGTATGGCACAAGCGAAGGAATGCCCGGCATTGCCGGGCGACCGAACTACTTTTTATAGATACGGCTTCACCGCCGCTTCCAGTTTCTTTTCGTCCAGCTTGCCGGTCAGCGTCGCCGCCACCTTGCCCTGGCGGTCCAGCACCAGCGTATACGGCAGGCCGCCGGTCTTGTTGCCCAGGCCGCGCATCAGGTCCAGCGTGTCGTCGTTGCCCAGCAGGATCGGGTAGCCGATCTTCAGCTGCTTGACGAAGGGCTCCACCTGTTCCTTGCTGTCCAGCGCCACGCCCACCACTTCCACGCCTTTGGGCGCCAGCTTCTTGCGCAGGCTGTTCAGCATGGGCATCTCCTCGCGGCAGGGGCCGCACCAGGTCGCCCAGAAGTTCAGCACGGTCACCTTGCCCTTGTAGGCGGACACGGCCACCGGCTTGGCGTTGAGGTCGGCGAAGCGGCTTTGCTCCAGCGAGGGTGCCGCCTGGGCGGCCAGCGGCAGCGCGGCCAGCAGCAGGGAGGCGAACAGGCGTTTGGTGTTCATCGGCTTTTCCTGTGATGTCATTGGAATTGTCTTGGATTTCCGCAACTTGCGGCGATCCGGGGATGATCGAAAAATAAACTTTATGTTAAAATGTTCGATTGATTACTTTGCGGAGTGGGCATGTCTATCCTCGTCTGCGGGGCGCTCGCATACGATACCCTGTTCTCGTTCCATGGCCGATTCGACAGCCAGATCCTGCCGGATCAGCTGCACAAGATTTCGACCACTTTCCTCGCTCCGACGATGCGCCGCGAATTCGGCGGCATGGCCGGCAATATCGCTTACAGCCTGTGCCTGCTGGGCGAGACGCCCATCGTGATGGGCGTGGTGGGAGAGGACTTCGAGCCATACCGCCAGCACCTGAAGCGCGTGGGCGTGGACGACCGCTTCATCCGCCTGATCCGCAAGCAGTATACCCCGCAATGCTTCGGCATTGCCGACAAGGACGGCAATCAACTGATGGCCTTCCATCCAGGCGCGATGGACTTCGCCACCGAGAACCACGTGTCCGACATCCAGGACCCGATCGAGCTGGCCATTCTGTCGCCCGGGGGTTACACCGCCTTCATCCAGCACTCGCGCGAGCTGGCGGCGGCGGGCATCCCGTTCATCTTCGATCCGGGCCAGGAGCTGCCGCTCTTGTCCAGCGACGAGATTCGCGAGATCGTCGATCTGGCCAGCTACGTGGCGATCAACGACTACGAGAGCGAGCTGATGCGCGAGCGCGCCGGCCTGACTGTCGACGACCTGCGCAAGAAGGTGAAGGCGCTGATCGTCACCCGCGGCTCCAAGGGCGCGGAAATCTATGTGGACGACACCATCCATCTGATCCCGCGCGTGCAGATGCCGATCAAGCCGGTGGATCCGATGGGGTGCGGCGACGCCTTCCGCGCCGGCTTGCTGTGGGGCATCAGCCGCGGCGTGGACTGGAAGGTCACCGGCCGCCTGGCCAACGTGATCGGCGCGATCAAGGTCACCACGCCGGGTTGCCAGAACCACTTTTTCGATTGGGATTCGCTGAAGGATCTCTATTTCCAGGCCTATGGCGAGGAGTGGCCGCTGTAAGCCGCTGGCGCGCCGGGAACGGCGCTGCTACAACGATAGGGCCGATGCCGCTTCGTCCTTCCGGGCAAGCGGCATTTTCGCGTCCGGGGCCGGGACCTGCCGCGAGCCGGCTTCCGCGCACTTGAATAAGATTGTCGCCACCCCCACCTTTAGCGAATTCAACGTCCGTTCCAAGGGGATATCATGCCACCTGTTCCGCATCTGGCCACCGCACTCACCGGTCCGCTTCACGAGCTGGAAAGCCGCATCCTGGCGGCCCAGCCGCAGATCGAGCACTGGTTCCGCAGCCAATGGCATGCGCATGCCACGCCGTTCTACGGTTCGGTCGACCTGCGCAACAGCGGCTTCAAGCTGGCGCCGGTGGACATGAACCTGTTTCCGGGCGGCCACAACAACCTGAACCCGGAGTTCCTGCCGCTGGCGGTGCAGGCGGCGCAGAGCGCGGTGGACAAGGTGTGCCCGGAGGCGCGCAGCATCCTGCTGATCCCGGAAAACCACACCCGCAACACCTTCTACCTGCAGAATGTCGCCACCCTGGTTCACATTTTCGAGCAGGCCGGCCTGAAGGTGCGCCTGGGTTCGCTGAATCCGGAAATCGCCGAGCCGACCGAGCTGGTCGCGGCCAATGGCGACAAGCTGACGCTGGAGCCGCTGGAGCGCCGCGGCAACCGCCTGGTGTTGGCCGACGGCTTCAACCCTTGCGTGATCCTGCTCAACAACGACCTGTCCGGCGGCATTCCGGACGCGCTGCAAAATCTGGAGCAGACGCTGCTGCCGCCGCTGCACGCCGGCTGGGCGGTGCGGCGCAAGACCAATCATTTCCAAGCCTACGACAAGGTCTGCGACGATTTCGCCAAGCTGATCTCCATTGACCCGTGGACCATCAATCCGTACTTCGCCAGCTGCGGCGGCCTGGACTTCCATGCGCGCACCGGCGAGGAGCAATTGGCCGAAACCGTGTCGCAGATGCTGGAGAAGATCCGCGTCAAGTACCGCGAGTACGGCATCGACAACGACCCCTTCGTCATCGTCAAGGCCGACGCCGGCACCTATGGCATGGGCGTGATGAGCGTGAAGAGCCCGGACGAGGTGATCGGCCTCAACCGCAAGGCGCGCAACAAGATGTCGGTGGTCAAGGAAGGCCTGGAAGTGTCCGAGGTGATCGTCCAGGAGGGCGTGTACACCTTCGAGACCGTGAACGAGGCGGTGGCCGAGCCGGTGGTCTACATGATGGACCGCTACGTGATCGGCGGCTTCTACCGCGTGCACACCGGCCGCGGCATCGACGAGAACCTGAACGCGCCGGGCATGCACTTCGTGCCGCTGTCGTTTGAAACGGCCTGCCTGCCGGACCGCAAGGGCCTGCCGGACTGCGCGCCCAACCGCTTCTACGCCTACGGCGTGATCTCGCGGCTGGCGCTGTTGGCCGCCTCGCTGGAACTGGAAGCCACCGACCCGGACGCCGAATAACTCCGCTGGAGCACAGACATGCGCATTCTGTTCATTGCCGACCCGCTGGAACACTTCAAGATCTACAAGGACACCACCTTCGCGATGATGGAGGAGGCGCACCGGCGCGGCCACGCGATCAGCTTCGCCGAGGCGCATCAGCTGTCGGTGGAGGGCGGCCGGCTGTTGGTGGACGCCTGCGACCTCGCCGTCACCGAGGACCGCCCGCAGTGGTACAAGTTGGGGCAGACGCTGCGCCAGCCGCTGACCGCCTTCAGCGCGGTCATCATGCGCAAGGACCCGCCGTTCGACATGGAATACCTGTACGCGTCGCAGCTGTTCACGCTGGCAGAGGCGCAGGGCGTCAAGGTCTTCACCAGCGGCCAGGCGTTGCGGGACTTCAACGAGAAGCTGGCGATCCTGAACTTCCCGGGGCTGACCTCGCCGACGCTGATCAGCGGCGAGGCCGCGCGGCTGCGCGCCTTCGTCAAGCAGCATCAGGACGTGATCCTGAAGCCGCTGGACAGCATGGGCGGCGACAGCATCTTCCGCGTCAAGCCGGACGATCCCAACCTGTCGGTCATCATCGAAACCATCACCTGGCGCGGCAAGCGCACGGTGATGGCGCAGCGCTACATCCCTGAAATCCGCGACGGCGACAAGCGCATTCTGGTGATAGACGGCGTGCCGGTCGACTACTGCCTGGCGCGCATCCCGGCGGCGGGGGAAACCCGCGGCAACCTGGCGGCCGGCGGCCGCGGCGAGGCGCGGCCCTTGTCTGCCCGCGACCGCGAGATCGCCGAGACGGTGGGGCCGGAGCTGAAGAAGCGCGGCATCCTGCTGGCGGGCCTGGATGTGATCGGCAATTACCTGACCGAGGTCAACGT
This genomic window from Chromobacterium phragmitis contains:
- the gshA gene encoding glutamate--cysteine ligase translates to MPPVPHLATALTGPLHELESRILAAQPQIEHWFRSQWHAHATPFYGSVDLRNSGFKLAPVDMNLFPGGHNNLNPEFLPLAVQAAQSAVDKVCPEARSILLIPENHTRNTFYLQNVATLVHIFEQAGLKVRLGSLNPEIAEPTELVAANGDKLTLEPLERRGNRLVLADGFNPCVILLNNDLSGGIPDALQNLEQTLLPPLHAGWAVRRKTNHFQAYDKVCDDFAKLISIDPWTINPYFASCGGLDFHARTGEEQLAETVSQMLEKIRVKYREYGIDNDPFVIVKADAGTYGMGVMSVKSPDEVIGLNRKARNKMSVVKEGLEVSEVIVQEGVYTFETVNEAVAEPVVYMMDRYVIGGFYRVHTGRGIDENLNAPGMHFVPLSFETACLPDRKGLPDCAPNRFYAYGVISRLALLAASLELEATDPDAE
- a CDS encoding TlpA family protein disulfide reductase gives rise to the protein MNTKRLFASLLLAALPLAAQAAPSLEQSRFADLNAKPVAVSAYKGKVTVLNFWATWCGPCREEMPMLNSLRKKLAPKGVEVVGVALDSKEQVEPFVKQLKIGYPILLGNDDTLDLMRGLGNKTGGLPYTLVLDRQGKVAATLTGKLDEKKLEAAVKPYL
- the gshB gene encoding glutathione synthase gives rise to the protein MRILFIADPLEHFKIYKDTTFAMMEEAHRRGHAISFAEAHQLSVEGGRLLVDACDLAVTEDRPQWYKLGQTLRQPLTAFSAVIMRKDPPFDMEYLYASQLFTLAEAQGVKVFTSGQALRDFNEKLAILNFPGLTSPTLISGEAARLRAFVKQHQDVILKPLDSMGGDSIFRVKPDDPNLSVIIETITWRGKRTVMAQRYIPEIRDGDKRILVIDGVPVDYCLARIPAAGETRGNLAAGGRGEARPLSARDREIAETVGPELKKRGILLAGLDVIGNYLTEVNVTSPTCFREIMDQTDINVAGLYIDALERRCQH
- a CDS encoding carbohydrate kinase family protein, producing MSILVCGALAYDTLFSFHGRFDSQILPDQLHKISTTFLAPTMRREFGGMAGNIAYSLCLLGETPIVMGVVGEDFEPYRQHLKRVGVDDRFIRLIRKQYTPQCFGIADKDGNQLMAFHPGAMDFATENHVSDIQDPIELAILSPGGYTAFIQHSRELAAAGIPFIFDPGQELPLLSSDEIREIVDLASYVAINDYESELMRERAGLTVDDLRKKVKALIVTRGSKGAEIYVDDTIHLIPRVQMPIKPVDPMGCGDAFRAGLLWGISRGVDWKVTGRLANVIGAIKVTTPGCQNHFFDWDSLKDLYFQAYGEEWPL